The proteins below are encoded in one region of Thermococcus peptonophilus:
- a CDS encoding DUF356 domain-containing protein, translating into MRNTIVLVRADNFQKASVALADLVRYGGMKIRGDPRIIPPALSEWVFEKVSGEKPRRKFKAHVVAQIDLPPRKAIGRLMDIHPPAHVLVVPPDSEAWEELMRLWGTFEKLRGFHPPKRTKAEEIERKRKKREDEDLDL; encoded by the coding sequence ATGAGAAACACGATAGTGCTCGTGAGGGCCGACAACTTCCAGAAGGCGAGCGTGGCTCTAGCTGATCTCGTCCGCTACGGCGGGATGAAGATAAGGGGAGACCCGAGGATAATACCGCCGGCCCTCTCTGAGTGGGTCTTTGAGAAGGTTAGCGGCGAGAAGCCGAGGAGAAAGTTTAAAGCCCATGTAGTTGCCCAGATAGACCTTCCGCCGAGGAAGGCCATAGGCAGGCTGATGGACATTCATCCTCCAGCCCACGTTCTCGTAGTCCCGCCGGACAGCGAGGCGTGGGAAGAGCTGATGAGGCTCTGGGGAACTTTCGAGAAGCTGAGGGGCTTCCATCCTCCGAAGAGAACGAAGGCCGAGGAGATCGAGAGGAAGAGGAAAAAGCGGGAAGATGAAGATTTGGACTTATAG
- a CDS encoding SDH family Clp fold serine proteinase yields MDPLSGFFGSLLWWLFFLYLLMWPQLQFRALQAARARLMAQLSRKRNSTVIAMIHRQESIGLFGIPVYRFISIEDSEEVLRAIRSAPKDKPIDLIIHTPGGLVLAATQIARALKEHPAETRVIVPHYAMSGGTLIALAADKIIMDPNAVLGPVDPQLGQYPAPSILRAVEKKGPEKVDDQTLILADVAEKAIKQVQDFVFNLLKDKYGEEKARELAQILTEGRWTHDYPITVDHARELGLNVETDVPEEVYALMELYKQPVKQRGTVEFMPYPVKQEKK; encoded by the coding sequence GTGGACCCGTTAAGTGGATTTTTTGGGTCTCTGCTATGGTGGCTCTTCTTCCTCTACCTGCTGATGTGGCCCCAGCTTCAATTCAGGGCACTCCAGGCTGCCAGAGCAAGGCTCATGGCCCAGCTTTCGAGGAAGAGGAACTCCACGGTAATAGCAATGATCCACAGGCAGGAGAGCATAGGGCTCTTTGGAATACCCGTTTACAGGTTCATCAGCATAGAGGACAGCGAGGAAGTGCTCAGGGCAATTAGGAGTGCACCAAAGGACAAGCCGATAGACCTCATAATCCACACCCCCGGGGGCCTTGTCCTGGCGGCAACCCAGATAGCGAGAGCGCTTAAGGAGCACCCGGCTGAGACGCGCGTTATAGTCCCACACTACGCCATGAGCGGCGGCACACTCATAGCACTCGCCGCTGACAAGATAATCATGGATCCAAATGCTGTCCTCGGGCCCGTTGACCCACAGCTTGGGCAGTACCCCGCTCCAAGCATACTGAGGGCTGTTGAGAAAAAGGGTCCGGAGAAGGTTGACGACCAGACCCTAATCCTGGCCGACGTTGCCGAGAAGGCCATAAAGCAGGTTCAGGACTTCGTGTTTAACCTCCTTAAGGACAAGTACGGAGAGGAGAAGGCAAGGGAGTTGGCCCAGATACTCACGGAGGGCAGATGGACGCACGACTACCCGATAACCGTTGACCACGCCAGGGAGCTGGGCCTCAACGTTGAGACCGATGTCCCTGAGGAAGTCTACGCCCTTATGGAGCTTTACAAACAGCCGGTTAAGCAGAGGGGAACTGTCGAGTTCATGCCATACCCGGTGAAGCAGGAAAAGAAGTGA
- a CDS encoding TATA-box-binding protein, producing MVDMSNVKLRIENIVASVDLFTDLNLEKVIEICPSSKYNPEEFPGIICRFDDPKVALLIFSSGKLVVTGAKSVDDIKRAVYKLIEMLKKIGAKFTREPQIDIQNMVFSGDIGMEFNLDAVALILPNCEYEPEQFPGVIYRVKEPRAVILLFSSGKIVCSGAKSEQDAWEAVKKLLRELEKYGLIEEEEEW from the coding sequence TTGGTGGATATGAGCAATGTAAAGCTCAGGATTGAGAATATAGTCGCTTCTGTCGATCTCTTTACAGACCTCAACCTTGAGAAGGTCATAGAGATCTGCCCGAGCTCCAAGTACAATCCAGAGGAGTTCCCGGGCATAATCTGCCGCTTTGACGACCCGAAAGTTGCTCTTCTGATATTCAGCTCTGGAAAGCTCGTTGTAACGGGTGCAAAGAGCGTTGATGACATCAAGAGAGCCGTGTATAAGCTAATCGAGATGCTGAAGAAAATAGGTGCCAAATTCACCAGGGAGCCCCAGATAGACATCCAGAACATGGTCTTCAGCGGTGACATTGGTATGGAGTTCAACCTCGATGCCGTTGCTCTGATCCTTCCGAACTGTGAATACGAGCCCGAGCAGTTCCCGGGCGTTATATACCGCGTCAAGGAACCTAGGGCCGTAATACTGCTCTTCTCCTCCGGAAAGATCGTCTGTTCGGGCGCCAAGAGCGAGCAGGACGCCTGGGAAGCCGTCAAGAAGCTCCTCCGCGAGCTGGAGAAGTACGGCCTCATCGAGGAAGAAGAGGAATGGTGA
- a CDS encoding histone deacetylase family protein, translated as MKFGILYTPISLEHRPDGYHPENPGRLKRAVEGLKKAGLWKNVIEPEAVQEKELLRVHDGEYVELVKELGRSFDYLDPDTYVSPGTFNAARHAFGAVKKAVELVLDEKGLYLALVRPPGHHAGRKGRAFNAPTLGFCIFNNAAYAAKLLEGLTGKALVIDFDAHHGNGTQEILWNDSDVVHIDLHERDIYPGSGYEYEIGGKGAEGTKVNIPMPHYSGDDDYIYAWNEVVLPIVAQFKPDVIIVSAGFDGFHGDGLTTLRLSEVFYAYAGTTLARYPLTVVLEGGYSVGLEKGLPAFMAGYLSKERLEVPVHPSFETLNTVERIKEILGEWWEF; from the coding sequence TTGAAGTTCGGGATTCTCTATACTCCGATTTCCCTTGAACACCGGCCCGATGGATACCACCCAGAGAATCCGGGTAGGCTGAAAAGAGCTGTTGAGGGACTTAAAAAAGCCGGTCTGTGGAAAAATGTTATCGAACCTGAAGCAGTTCAGGAAAAGGAGCTCCTCAGGGTTCATGATGGGGAGTACGTGGAGCTGGTAAAAGAACTGGGAAGGTCTTTTGACTATCTTGATCCCGACACCTACGTTTCTCCCGGCACGTTTAATGCCGCGCGCCACGCCTTTGGTGCTGTTAAGAAAGCGGTTGAGCTTGTCCTCGATGAGAAAGGGCTTTACCTTGCCCTGGTCAGACCGCCGGGCCATCACGCCGGCAGGAAGGGAAGGGCCTTCAACGCGCCGACTCTCGGCTTCTGCATCTTCAACAACGCGGCCTATGCTGCAAAGCTCCTCGAAGGACTCACCGGAAAGGCCCTGGTTATTGACTTCGACGCCCACCATGGCAACGGAACACAGGAGATACTCTGGAACGATTCCGATGTTGTTCATATAGATCTCCACGAGAGGGACATCTATCCCGGTAGTGGCTACGAATATGAGATTGGAGGAAAGGGTGCAGAGGGAACCAAGGTCAACATCCCGATGCCCCATTATTCGGGTGACGATGACTACATCTATGCCTGGAATGAGGTTGTTCTGCCGATAGTTGCCCAGTTCAAGCCCGATGTTATAATCGTCTCAGCTGGCTTTGACGGCTTCCACGGAGACGGCCTTACAACGCTCCGGCTGAGTGAGGTCTTCTACGCCTACGCCGGGACAACACTGGCAAGATATCCCCTGACAGTAGTACTAGAAGGGGGATACAGCGTGGGGCTTGAGAAGGGACTGCCGGCTTTTATGGCGGGATACCTCAGTAAAGAGCGCCTTGAAGTTCCAGTGCATCCGTCCTTTGAGACTTTAAACACAGTAGAAAGGATTAAAGAAATACTGGGTGAGTGGTGGGAGTTCTAA
- a CDS encoding indolepyruvate oxidoreductase subunit beta has protein sequence MKEYNIVITGVGGQGILTAANLLGWAALRAGYKVRVGEVHGMSQRFGSVIAYVRFGENVYGAMVPEGKADVILSFEPVEALRYINYLKKGGLVFTNARPIPPVQVSMGLATYPTLEEMKKIVEEDFGGKFMAFDAEKLAMEAGNIVTTNVVLIGALSQTPGFPLSEELIKEVIRISVPPKTVDVNMKAFELGVKAAKEMLGL, from the coding sequence ATGAAGGAGTATAACATCGTTATCACCGGAGTTGGCGGGCAGGGAATTCTCACCGCTGCCAACCTTCTCGGCTGGGCTGCCCTGAGGGCAGGCTACAAGGTTCGTGTCGGCGAGGTTCACGGAATGAGCCAGCGCTTTGGAAGCGTCATAGCCTATGTCAGGTTTGGAGAGAACGTTTACGGTGCTATGGTTCCCGAGGGGAAAGCCGACGTCATACTCTCCTTCGAGCCTGTCGAAGCTCTCCGCTACATCAACTACCTCAAGAAAGGTGGCCTTGTCTTCACCAACGCGAGGCCTATTCCACCTGTCCAGGTCTCGATGGGGCTAGCAACCTACCCAACGCTTGAGGAGATGAAGAAGATAGTTGAAGAAGACTTCGGCGGCAAGTTCATGGCCTTCGATGCTGAGAAGTTGGCCATGGAGGCTGGCAACATCGTAACCACAAACGTCGTCCTAATCGGCGCCCTCAGCCAGACACCCGGCTTCCCGCTCTCGGAGGAGCTGATAAAGGAGGTCATCAGGATCAGCGTTCCGCCGAAGACGGTAGATGTCAATATGAAGGCCTTTGAGCTTGGGGTCAAGGCGGCAAAGGAGATGCTGGGGCTTTGA
- the iorA gene encoding indolepyruvate ferredoxin oxidoreductase subunit alpha, producing the protein MAKVTDIVLWDKPGEKVLLLGNHAIARGALEANIAVYAAYPGTPSSELTDTMAAVAKKAGVYMEYSTNEKVAFETALAAAWSGLRAMTAMKHVGLNVAADSFLSSVGMGVEGGFVIMVADDPSMWSSQNEQDTRVYAKFANVPVLEPSSPHEAKEMTKYAFELSEKFKHFVILRTTTRSSHARGDVVLGELPEEIKTGKRKFGKFKKDPTRFVDIPAHARKFHPQILEKIEKIREELNNCPFNWIEGKEDAKVGIIAPGLSYAYVKEALAWLGVDNVKVLKLGTPFPVPYGLLEKFFDGLEKVLIVEELEPVVEEQVKTWAYDKGLRIPIHGKDLVPRVYEMTTRRAVEAIAKFLGLETPINFAEIDEKYEKVSQIVPPRPPSLCPACPHRNTFFAIRKAAGPKAIYPSDIGCYTLGVLPPLRTVDTTVAMGASIGIGHGLSIAMNGSLAEEKHKGGKEKQIIVATIGDSTFYHTGLPALANAIYNRSNVLIVVLDNEVTAMTGDQPNPGTGQTPHGPGKRILIEEVARAMGADFVEVVDPYDIKATYETIKKALKVDGVSVVVSRQPCALYRIGQMRRRGEKWPIYHVIEDKCTGCKICINAYGCPAIYWDAEKKKAKIDPTMCWGCGGCAQVCPFDAFEPMKEGE; encoded by the coding sequence ATGGCGAAAGTTACCGACATAGTGTTGTGGGACAAGCCCGGGGAAAAGGTGCTTCTCCTAGGCAACCACGCGATAGCGAGGGGAGCGCTCGAGGCGAACATAGCCGTTTACGCCGCCTATCCAGGAACGCCGAGTTCAGAGCTCACCGACACGATGGCAGCCGTCGCAAAAAAGGCAGGAGTCTACATGGAGTACTCGACCAACGAGAAGGTCGCCTTCGAGACGGCTTTAGCCGCAGCATGGAGCGGCCTGAGGGCAATGACTGCAATGAAGCACGTTGGTCTTAACGTCGCGGCCGATAGCTTCCTCAGCTCGGTCGGTATGGGGGTTGAAGGCGGCTTCGTCATAATGGTTGCCGACGACCCGAGCATGTGGTCTTCACAGAATGAGCAGGACACAAGAGTTTACGCCAAATTCGCCAATGTCCCGGTTCTCGAGCCGAGCTCACCCCACGAGGCAAAGGAGATGACGAAGTACGCCTTCGAGCTGAGCGAGAAGTTCAAGCACTTCGTCATCCTGAGAACTACAACTAGGAGTTCCCACGCGAGAGGCGACGTCGTCCTCGGCGAACTTCCTGAGGAGATAAAGACCGGTAAGAGGAAATTCGGAAAGTTCAAGAAGGATCCGACGAGGTTCGTTGACATTCCCGCTCACGCTAGGAAGTTCCACCCACAGATACTTGAGAAGATCGAGAAGATACGCGAGGAACTCAACAACTGTCCGTTCAACTGGATCGAGGGCAAAGAGGACGCAAAGGTCGGGATCATAGCCCCCGGTCTAAGCTATGCCTACGTCAAGGAGGCCCTTGCCTGGCTCGGAGTTGATAACGTCAAGGTGCTCAAGCTCGGAACGCCGTTCCCGGTTCCGTACGGCCTGCTTGAGAAGTTCTTCGACGGCCTCGAGAAGGTTCTAATCGTTGAGGAGCTTGAGCCGGTGGTTGAGGAGCAGGTTAAGACCTGGGCCTACGACAAGGGCCTGAGAATCCCGATCCACGGAAAGGACCTCGTGCCGAGAGTTTACGAGATGACCACGAGGAGGGCAGTCGAGGCCATAGCAAAGTTCCTCGGCCTTGAAACGCCAATAAACTTCGCCGAGATCGACGAGAAGTACGAGAAGGTCTCCCAGATAGTTCCGCCGAGGCCGCCGAGCCTCTGTCCAGCGTGCCCGCACAGGAACACATTCTTCGCCATAAGGAAGGCAGCTGGCCCCAAGGCGATATACCCGAGCGACATAGGCTGTTACACCCTCGGTGTCCTCCCGCCGCTCAGAACTGTTGATACAACGGTTGCCATGGGTGCCTCCATCGGTATCGGCCATGGCCTCAGCATAGCGATGAATGGCTCACTCGCCGAGGAAAAACACAAGGGGGGCAAGGAGAAGCAGATTATCGTCGCTACCATCGGTGATTCAACGTTCTACCACACAGGCCTGCCAGCCCTTGCCAACGCCATCTATAACCGCTCCAACGTTCTCATAGTCGTCCTCGACAACGAAGTTACGGCCATGACCGGCGACCAGCCGAACCCCGGAACGGGGCAGACGCCCCACGGGCCAGGAAAGAGGATACTCATCGAAGAAGTTGCAAGGGCTATGGGTGCTGACTTCGTTGAAGTAGTTGACCCGTACGACATAAAGGCCACCTATGAGACCATAAAGAAGGCCCTCAAGGTGGATGGAGTGAGCGTAGTCGTCTCAAGACAGCCGTGCGCCCTTTACAGGATCGGCCAGATGCGCAGGAGGGGCGAGAAGTGGCCCATCTACCACGTCATCGAGGACAAGTGCACCGGCTGTAAGATCTGTATCAACGCCTACGGCTGTCCGGCGATCTACTGGGACGCCGAGAAGAAGAAGGCAAAGATTGACCCGACGATGTGCTGGGGCTGCGGCGGATGTGCCCAGGTATGTCCGTTCGATGCGTTCGAGCCCATGAAGGAGGGTGAGTGA
- a CDS encoding type II toxin-antitoxin system VapC family toxin — MLVVDTSALVDAVIPVKGKEHRNELARQAISSAESAGIPLAMPRLGVVETISLVKRLTGKDEAVALIEEYLSSRVLQVSEDWIFEDAKDVARKIHPRAADAYFISTAKKFDAILISSDRDMVSRARKMGVKAFYILDEAELEDFLKEVSGGAV, encoded by the coding sequence ATGCTCGTGGTTGATACTTCCGCTCTGGTGGACGCCGTAATACCCGTGAAGGGAAAAGAGCACAGAAATGAACTGGCGAGACAAGCGATATCCAGTGCCGAGAGCGCTGGAATTCCATTAGCTATGCCACGACTTGGGGTAGTTGAGACTATAAGCCTTGTCAAGCGGCTTACTGGGAAGGATGAGGCAGTCGCTCTCATTGAAGAGTACCTATCGAGCAGAGTTCTCCAGGTTTCAGAGGATTGGATATTCGAAGACGCAAAAGATGTCGCAAGAAAAATCCACCCTCGGGCTGCTGATGCATACTTCATCTCTACTGCCAAGAAATTTGACGCAATTTTAATCTCCTCAGACAGAGATATGGTTAGCAGGGCCCGAAAAATGGGCGTTAAGGCGTTTTACATTTTGGACGAAGCTGAACTTGAGGATTTCCTGAAAGAGGTATCTGGAGGTGCAGTTTAG
- a CDS encoding acetate--CoA ligase family protein, whose protein sequence is MTFDYFFKPRGIAVIGASNDSLKLGYEVFKNLKKYKAGNVYPVNVKDEVVQGVKAYKNIKDIPGEVDLAIIVVPKRFVKQAIIDAGEKGVKGAVIITAGFGETGEEGKREERELVEIAHKYGMRLIGPNCVGVMDTHNDMNATFIMDAKKGSIAFISQSGALGAGIVYKTVKEGIGFSKFVSIGNMADVDFSELMEYLADTEEDKAIALYIEGLKDGRKFIDVAKKVTKKKPVIALKAGRSESGARAASSHTGSLAGSWKIYEAAFKQSGVLVADTIDDMISMARAFTQPLPKGKRVAIMTNAGGPGVLTADAIDRKGLKLANLEEKTIEELRSFLPPMAAVKNPVDMIASARGEDYYKTAKLLLEDPNVDMLIAICVVPTFAGMTPTEHAEGVIKAVKEVNNGKPVLGLFMAGYVSEKAKELLEENGIPSYERPEDVAAGAYALVQQAKNVGVLREE, encoded by the coding sequence ATGACGTTCGACTACTTCTTCAAGCCGAGGGGAATAGCGGTCATAGGAGCATCAAACGACTCGCTCAAGCTGGGCTACGAGGTCTTCAAGAACCTCAAGAAGTACAAAGCTGGGAATGTTTATCCAGTCAACGTCAAAGATGAGGTAGTTCAGGGAGTTAAGGCTTACAAAAACATCAAGGACATCCCGGGAGAGGTTGATCTCGCTATTATCGTCGTGCCCAAGAGGTTCGTTAAACAGGCGATAATAGACGCCGGTGAGAAGGGCGTCAAGGGCGCGGTCATAATAACTGCCGGCTTCGGTGAGACCGGTGAGGAAGGCAAGAGGGAAGAACGGGAGCTCGTGGAGATTGCCCACAAGTACGGCATGAGGCTCATCGGGCCGAACTGCGTCGGTGTTATGGACACCCACAACGACATGAACGCGACCTTCATCATGGACGCCAAGAAGGGGAGCATAGCCTTCATCAGCCAGAGCGGAGCTCTGGGGGCTGGAATAGTCTACAAGACCGTTAAGGAAGGTATAGGTTTCTCCAAATTCGTCAGCATAGGCAACATGGCCGACGTTGACTTCTCCGAGCTTATGGAGTACCTCGCCGACACGGAGGAGGACAAGGCGATAGCCCTCTACATCGAGGGTCTCAAGGACGGCAGGAAGTTCATTGACGTTGCCAAGAAGGTCACCAAGAAGAAGCCCGTCATAGCGCTCAAGGCAGGCAGGAGCGAGAGCGGTGCGAGGGCAGCATCAAGCCACACAGGTTCACTCGCCGGAAGCTGGAAGATCTACGAGGCGGCCTTCAAGCAGAGCGGGGTTTTAGTTGCTGATACAATCGACGACATGATCAGCATGGCAAGGGCCTTTACCCAGCCGCTCCCGAAGGGCAAACGCGTAGCCATAATGACCAACGCCGGCGGCCCGGGAGTTCTCACTGCCGATGCCATAGACAGGAAGGGCCTCAAGCTGGCAAACCTTGAGGAGAAAACTATTGAGGAGCTCCGCTCCTTTCTCCCGCCGATGGCGGCCGTGAAGAACCCTGTTGATATGATAGCCTCTGCTCGCGGAGAGGACTACTACAAGACTGCGAAGCTCCTGCTTGAAGATCCTAACGTGGACATGCTGATAGCAATCTGCGTCGTCCCAACCTTCGCCGGAATGACCCCGACTGAGCACGCCGAGGGCGTCATCAAAGCCGTAAAAGAGGTCAACAACGGAAAACCTGTCCTCGGACTCTTCATGGCAGGCTACGTCAGCGAGAAGGCCAAAGAGCTTCTTGAGGAGAACGGAATCCCGAGCTACGAGAGGCCTGAGGATGTGGCTGCTGGCGCCTACGCTCTCGTCCAGCAGGCGAAGAACGTTGGGGTACTGAGGGAGGAGTGA
- a CDS encoding metal-dependent hydrolase — translation MVKVKFLGHAAFLIEGSKKILIDPFLSGNPKAAVKPEEVEADLILVTHAHGDHIGDAIEIARRTGAKIVAMYDIANYISQRASDVETVGMNYGPTTIDGVFIVQVPAWHSSSDGVHSIGNPCGYIVKLDGVTIYHAGDTFVFGDMALFNELYGPIDVALLPIGGHFTMGPREAAKAVELLKPRKVVPMHYSTWPPIAQDPEEFKKLVGDRAEVVILQPGEELEL, via the coding sequence ATGGTGAAGGTGAAGTTCCTGGGCCACGCGGCTTTTCTGATCGAGGGAAGCAAGAAGATACTCATAGATCCGTTCCTCAGCGGCAACCCAAAGGCCGCCGTCAAGCCCGAAGAGGTTGAAGCAGACCTCATACTCGTTACCCACGCCCACGGCGACCACATCGGAGATGCCATAGAGATAGCCAGGAGAACCGGGGCGAAAATAGTTGCAATGTACGACATAGCCAACTACATCTCCCAGAGGGCGAGCGATGTCGAGACCGTTGGCATGAACTACGGGCCAACCACCATTGACGGGGTCTTCATCGTCCAGGTTCCGGCCTGGCACTCAAGCAGTGACGGAGTGCATAGCATAGGCAATCCCTGCGGCTACATAGTTAAGCTCGACGGAGTGACTATCTACCACGCAGGAGACACATTTGTCTTTGGAGACATGGCGCTCTTCAACGAGCTCTACGGCCCGATTGACGTTGCCCTCCTCCCGATAGGTGGACACTTCACGATGGGGCCGAGGGAAGCCGCCAAAGCAGTCGAACTCCTCAAGCCGAGGAAGGTTGTTCCGATGCACTACAGCACCTGGCCGCCGATAGCCCAGGACCCCGAGGAGTTCAAGAAGCTCGTCGGTGACAGGGCCGAAGTTGTTATCCTCCAGCCCGGAGAGGAGCTTGAGCTTTGA
- a CDS encoding cell wall-binding repeat-containing protein gives MDRKISAVAVMALFLLPLLLPTVSAQNSEYDLIIVRNDDLIDYIVALPYSKHLDVPILPVNPQELDPATLAQLQSYEQFGWYHVLVIGDYQAISQRVQEQLMSLGFQVTRIGGETRVDTAAKLAEEFYPSGIDAVVLASASDYGSALAAARWAMAYDRPFLLTNPSNISQSVKDTLSRLKPETVILIGAGLSKNIEKELQAMGYSTYWLQENITISVPTSTVPEKTNWGYVIGAVILTLAVAIPASLYYAKKKWAANRVPIEVLTEKERAVVKAILEKGGTIKQEELPELTGYSRPTISRIIQELEKKQLVEREKTGKTFIVKLTKEIIMRE, from the coding sequence ATGGACAGAAAAATCTCAGCGGTAGCAGTAATGGCGCTATTCCTTCTTCCGCTGTTGCTCCCAACCGTGAGCGCACAGAACTCCGAATACGACCTCATAATAGTCCGCAACGATGACCTCATAGACTACATAGTTGCGCTTCCATACTCCAAGCACCTCGATGTCCCAATTCTCCCCGTAAACCCCCAGGAGCTTGACCCTGCCACCCTGGCTCAGCTTCAAAGCTATGAGCAGTTCGGATGGTACCACGTCCTCGTTATAGGAGACTACCAAGCAATAAGCCAGAGGGTTCAGGAGCAGCTGATGAGCCTTGGCTTTCAGGTCACCAGGATAGGTGGTGAAACCAGGGTTGATACCGCTGCGAAGCTGGCCGAGGAGTTCTACCCATCTGGAATTGACGCCGTTGTCCTAGCCAGTGCGAGCGACTACGGTTCTGCTCTCGCCGCTGCCAGATGGGCGATGGCCTACGACAGGCCGTTCCTCCTTACCAACCCATCGAATATATCTCAGTCCGTTAAGGACACCCTCTCCCGGTTGAAGCCAGAGACCGTCATTCTCATTGGAGCGGGTCTCTCCAAAAATATTGAGAAAGAACTCCAAGCTATGGGATACAGCACCTATTGGCTCCAGGAGAACATAACTATATCCGTACCAACTTCCACGGTTCCGGAGAAGACAAACTGGGGTTATGTAATCGGGGCTGTTATACTTACACTCGCCGTTGCAATTCCCGCTTCGCTGTACTACGCCAAAAAGAAGTGGGCCGCCAACAGAGTTCCCATCGAGGTTCTGACTGAGAAGGAGCGTGCGGTCGTTAAGGCAATACTTGAAAAGGGCGGAACCATAAAACAGGAGGAGCTTCCAGAGCTCACCGGCTATTCACGCCCAACTATAAGCAGGATAATCCAGGAGCTCGAAAAGAAACAGCTCGTTGAACGCGAAAAAACCGGAAAGACCTTTATTGTGAAGCTGACGAAGGAAATCATTATGCGCGAGTGA
- a CDS encoding C2H2-type zinc finger protein: MAVLKAIKIEDRDGEILFRCPRCGMVFRSAKAYTRHVNKAHGHLFRK; encoded by the coding sequence ATGGCGGTGCTGAAGGCCATCAAGATCGAGGACAGGGATGGAGAGATACTCTTCCGCTGCCCGAGGTGTGGAATGGTCTTCCGCAGTGCCAAGGCATACACGAGGCACGTGAACAAGGCCCACGGCCATCTCTTCCGCAAGTGA
- a CDS encoding lysylphosphatidylglycerol synthase transmembrane domain-containing protein, translating to MSNKRKALTIVLTVGITSYLIYRVHSEASSVEFSPELLFSQYFLLACITGLAGYLLYTMLWYVYLKKRGIGFKRTLLATLSGTYLGFSLNSAVGFLVKVRLLGTDYWYTFGVGLLAMTTEYVSGLTLIAILEKDIAAGIVAVMLASTIISERVAYIIAHSRIHPVKFRERFDKTYRGWKEARGGSSVLLAFLVGTAMIFTNAATLVLVGEALGVYIPYGKALKGVLYSSFLGGVLGTPGGIGANELGVTIAIGNGAAQIVTAFLYKTLTTYLYALAGAVAFYRVVAAGRPEDY from the coding sequence TTGAGCAACAAGAGAAAAGCTCTAACAATAGTACTGACGGTGGGTATAACATCTTACCTAATATACCGTGTTCACTCGGAGGCTTCGTCGGTTGAGTTCAGTCCGGAGCTGTTGTTCTCTCAATATTTTCTCCTCGCCTGCATCACAGGTTTAGCCGGCTATCTCCTCTACACTATGCTCTGGTACGTCTACCTGAAGAAAAGGGGCATCGGTTTCAAGAGAACACTGCTTGCGACGCTCTCGGGGACGTACCTTGGGTTTTCCCTTAACTCTGCGGTCGGGTTTCTGGTTAAGGTTCGCCTGCTTGGGACGGACTACTGGTACACCTTCGGCGTTGGGCTTTTGGCTATGACAACGGAATATGTCTCAGGCCTCACACTGATTGCAATCCTTGAAAAAGACATAGCGGCAGGTATAGTTGCAGTAATGCTGGCTAGTACGATAATATCCGAGAGAGTTGCCTACATCATAGCCCACTCCCGTATCCATCCAGTAAAATTCCGAGAAAGGTTTGACAAAACGTACAGAGGATGGAAAGAAGCTAGGGGTGGAAGCTCTGTATTGTTGGCCTTTTTGGTTGGGACTGCAATGATATTTACAAATGCGGCAACCTTAGTTCTCGTAGGAGAAGCCCTTGGAGTTTATATTCCCTATGGAAAAGCACTCAAGGGAGTTCTTTACTCATCGTTCCTAGGAGGAGTCCTGGGAACACCAGGGGGAATTGGAGCAAATGAACTGGGTGTTACCATTGCCATAGGCAACGGAGCAGCCCAGATCGTTACTGCATTCCTCTACAAGACCCTCACAACTTACCTCTATGCCCTCGCTGGAGCGGTTGCATTCTACAGGGTTGTCGCCGCTGGAAGACCAGAAGACTATTAA